Below is a window of Ciona intestinalis chromosome 5, KH, whole genome shotgun sequence DNA.
TCAATTTCTTCCAAACTTAACAATGTTTCATTGCTACAACAAACTGAAGTGGATTTGATGTTAAGGTAACCAAAACAATTCTAATtcatagaaaaataaatatcatttatataaaatgtgttaCACCTTACagacaatacaatgtaaattaaagtaaacaacatttaattaaacaatagcAAAGTTCTAACTAGAATAAATTATTCCCAATACCTACAGAGATTGGATTGATGATGCTGAATATGATAAATTCATTGGTGCCAATCAACCTACAGAAGAAGATGACGGACACTCCAGGACTCCTACCCCATCAAGTGGGAGAAAAAAGAAGACTTCATCTGGTAAAGCAAAGGTAGGGAAGGTACCAGAGAAACCAGTTCCACCTAAAGAACCTATGGAGGATAGATTGAAGGTGATTTGTACAAATAAATTggccttttttaatttaaaggttatcaataaaaaacagacaaaaatccaACCATTTCtataacaaattttgtttcgaCTCGATTTTTGTCTGTTCTGTATTCATAGCACCAGGTCCTTTCTGTATGTCTTTACACAGAAATCGTCTAACTCTATGAGCatcgtggcgtagtggttagcgcgcctgcctgtaaccattaggtaatgggttNcaaggctcgtcgctgctaccattgtgggcgtatgtgtccttgggcaagaNNNNNNNNNNNNNNNNNNNNNNNNNNNNNNNNNNNNNNNNNNNNNNNNNNgtgataacgactgtcgttttccagccacgcgaggataaagtaagtNacattcattcattcattcaccagatcagggtcagattcccagaatttattacagtattTCAtcctaatttatttttatttgccaGGGTTGCACTGCTGCCAGTGCAGTCTCAGTAGCTGTACTTAAAGCTGCAGCAAATTTCCTACAGAAGCCAGTAGTTTGAACACCTTCGTGATGCAACGGCTGTCACATCTGGTATTGCTCAACAAAATGTAGACAATACTGTTACCATGCCGACCCCAGCTATGGTGGTTTTAAGTGGTGGAAAGTCAGCACCAGGTAAGAAATTGCAtgtcaatttttttgtgtgggTGTGTTTGTCCTTGGGGAATTTTATACTTGTcgaaagaaatacagtaaggatcggatgctacaaaaacataacagacaaaatcaagtccaaccaattgttttataaaagaaatagAATCTACTTGAAGAAGAacctgacgatgccatttaggcaaaatatatcttttattatgGTTGGAGTACTAGACTTTGGTCTATTTCGTTTTCTTGGCATCATATTCTTTTCTTACAGTTTAAAGTGGTATACTTACTCATTTTTCCACACTACCTTTTTCATGTAGGCAAACTCCACATGCTAAAGAATGTATTTGCGATTGCTAAACCAGGATTAACTATAAGCGAAAGTATCAGTAACTTGATAAAAGTTTACCAGAATGTTGGAAAAGGTCTTTCAGCAAAATcggtaaatttatttattacaaataattgtaaacatgtttttaactgtgaaCTTGTTTTAACTGTGAACCAACTGTCGCTTTCTCACTCTATCCTTCATTGACAAAATCAaacagataaataaaatatattattatattttttataagagtaattattataatatttatacctTAGTGATTATGCAATCATATTTTATCccaggtttaaattttaaatgttttaaattttgtacatttttgttgtttttgtacttcattaatttaaaatatttgaacctTCAAATTCAGAGCTCTGGGTTGCTCACTGGTGCCTCTGGTGGATATGAACCAAGCTATGACAAACCTGAACAACCACTAGATGCGATTTTGGAAGCAATAAACACCTCAGGACTTGTTCCAGGACAAGATATCTTCCTTGGAATTGAATGCTCAGCCCATGAGATATTTGATTATgtaatgataataataatagtaataacataacttttaattatCTCTTTGAAAATGATATCAAAGATTGTgatatttaaagaatgaagaaaatggaatcaacagcaaacaacagttgttaaaacacactatggGTAGAAAATGTGGAAAAAGGGTCAGTTAAACAGCGTGGCTGCTGCACTTCAAAATGATGCTGTAATAGCGTCTGTATTGTTAATGGCGGTGTAAAACGGTTGCATTTggtcaaattttgtttaaaaaattatgtgaCGCGTatggatttaaaaaatacgtcaaaaagctaaaaaatattaccttgtacaatcatttttgttttttatcccAGGACAAAGGAAAGTATGAGATTTCCACAGGTACATTGAAAACAGCCGATGAATTTATAGATCTTCTCAAAGATCTAGTGATGCGGTATCCATCTCTCATCATGATCATTGATCCTCTGAGGAGGGAGGACAGGGAGCAGTGGACAAAACTTTGTGAAATGGTTTCGGAAAAGTGAGAAAATAGAGTATGATGATGCATTTTTAAagagattttttttacagaacactactactaaaatatattatttttctctttgatatttttctctttgttgtttcaataaattgACCTTTGCTATCTTTTCGAAAAGATtactaaaaaattatgttatggtaaataataaaattaacatcacacttttatatatgttaattaCCAAAACTAACTCTGGAAAAACACagtaaaagcattttttttatataggtgtTTTATCATTGGAAGTGATGTTATATATGGTTCTATGCATTCGTTGAATGACAACATGCTGTCGGCGCGTAAATCAAGTGGCCT
It encodes the following:
- the LOC100175258 gene encoding enolase 4-like encodes the protein MPTPAMVVLSGGKSAPGKLHMLKNVFAIAKPGLTISESISNLIKVYQNVGKGLSAKSSSGLLTGASGGYEPSYDKPEQPLDAILEAINTSGLVPGQDIFLGIECSAHEIFDYDKGKYEISTGTLKTADEFIDLLKDLVMRYPSLIMIIDPLRREDREQWTKLCEMVSEKCFIIGSDVIYGSMHSLNDNMLSARKSSGLVISTGSRVTCSDLARVVGDIRARECVTIMTSPVGDVCDDIFSDLAVGLGATFVRFGAPSRGENTSKINRFIEIERIINESKTSKINYLSKFEFPVIKPPPPAPVSDEENEIPAENSSPDQKKKK